The genomic segment GCCGAGCTGGACTCGCTGGCCGACGGCATCTCCTTCGGCGTGGCCCCGGCGCTGGTGCTCTACGTCTGGCACGCCGACGGCGAGCGCATCGGCTGGGTGGCCGCGCTGATCTTCGCCGTCTGCATGATCCTGCGCCTGGCGCGGTTCAACACCCTGCTCGACGACACCGAGCAGCCGCCGTACGCGGCCGAGTTCTTCGTCGGCGTGCCCGCCCCGGCGGGCGGGCTGCTGGTCCTGCTGCCGCTCACCCTCAGCCTGCAGTTCGGCGAGGGCTGGTGGTCCTCGCAGGTGGTGGTGCTGGTGTGGACGGTGGCGATCGCCGCGCTGGCGATCAGCCGGATCCCCACGCTGTCGCTGAAGACGGTCAAGGTGGCGCCGAAGGCGGTCGGGCCGCTGCTGGTACTGGTCGGCGTGCTGGCCGCGACGATCATCCTGTACCCGCTGGTCGCGCTGGCCGCGGCGCTGCTGCTGTACCTGGTGCACGTGCCCTACGCGGTGCGCCGCTTCCGCTGGCTCGCCCGGCACCCCGAAGCCTGGGACGTGCCCGCCCGCGAACGCCGGGCGATCCGCCGGGCCCGCAGCGCGCGCCGGCTCGGCCTGCGCCGTCCGCTGCGCCGCCGGGTGGCCGGTGCCGCCCGGCGAGCCGTCCGGCGCAACGGGACCCACGAGGTCAGCCAGGGCCCGCGCGGGCGCCACGACCGCAAGCGCAGCTGGCGCAGCCTCGGCTTGAGGCGCGGACAGGGCCGGTCCGACTAGGGTCGTCGGCGTGAGTTCGCCGCAGATCACGCTGACCGTCCGCCACAGCCCGTCCGCGACCGACACCCGCCGTGGTGTGGTCCGCCTCCACCCCGAGGTGCTCGACGCGCTGGGCCTGCACGCCTGGGACGCCGTGCACCTGACCGGCGCCCGCGTGAGCGCCGCGCTGGCCGCCCCCTCCGACGGCGACGGCCCGCCCGGGGTGGTGCTGCTCGACGACGTGACGATGTCGAACCTCGGGGTCACCGAAGGCGCGGAAGTGGTAGTCGCGCCGGCGGAGGTCTCCGCCGCGAAGTCGGTCACCGTCGCCGGTTCCCGCCTGGCGAGCGTCTCGCTGCCGCCCGCCACCGTGCGGCTCGCCCTGATCGGCAAGGTGCTGACCGTCGGGGACGCGGTTTCCCTGCTCCCCCAAGACCTCGCGCCCCCGCCCGGCGCGGATGTGCCGGCCGTGCGCAGCAAGCTTTCGAACGCCATCGGTGGCACGTGGACCAGTGAGCTGCTGACCATCACCGCCGCCGAGCCGTCCGGCCCGGTCGCGGTCGGACCGTCCACTGTGGTCGCCTGGCGCGACGGCGCCCGCACCGGCGACGCGGTGCCCGCCCCCGAATCCCCGTCCCGCCCCGGTACCACGGTCACCGTCACCGCGGCCGCACCCAAGTCCACTGTGGACGACTTCATCGACGCCGAGGTCGTCGAGGAGGCCGAAGACGAGCCGGTGCCGCCGATCGCCGACCTCGCCGGTGCGTCGAGCTGCGCACGGCGACTGGGCGAATGGTTCGAACTCGCCTTCCACCGCCCTGAACTGCTGGCGAAACTGGGCACCTCGGCCCGGCTCGGCGTGCTGGTCTCCGGGCCGGAAGGCGTCGGCAAGACGACCTTGGTGCGGTCGGTCGGGCAGGCCGAGCAGGTGCGCGTGGTGACGCTGGCCGCGCCGAACATCGCCGTGCTGGAGCCGAACGCGGCCGCCGCGCGGCTGAACGAGGCGATCGAGCGGACCGCGAACGGCACGACGCCCGCGGTGCTGCTGATCACCGACATCGACGCGCTGCTGCCCGCGTCGTCCCCGCCGCCGGTGGCGACCGTGCTGCTGGAGCAGTTGCGCGGCGCGCTGACCCGAACGGACGTGGCACTGATCGCGACGACCGCGCACCCGGAGGCCGTCGACCCGCGCCTGCGTGGCGGCGACCTGCTCGACCGCGAACTCTCGCTCGCGCTGCCGGATGCCAAGGTGCGCACGGAACTGCTGCGCATCCTGTTGCGTGACGTCCCGCTCGACGGCGACGTGGAAGTCGGCGCGATCGCCGAGCGGACCCCGGGGTTCGTCGCGGTGGACCTGATCGCCCTGCGCCGGGAGGCCGCGCTGCGGGCGGCGTTGCGGCAGCGCGATACCGACGAACCGGTGATCAGCGCCCAGGACCTGCTCGACGCGGTGTCCAGCGTGCGGCCGATCTCGATGTCCACTTCGGACAACCTGGCCACCGGCGGGCTGACGCTCGAAGATGTCGGGGACATGGTGGAGGTGAAGCAGTCGCTCACCGAGGCCGTCCTCTGGCCGCTGCGCTACCCGGACTCCTTCGCCCGCCTGGGCGTCGCGCCGCCGCGGGGCGTGCTCCTGTACGGCCCTCCCGGCGGTGGCAAGACCTTCCTGGTACGCGCGCTCGCGGGGACCGGTGCGCTGAACGTGTTCGCGGTCAAGGGCGCCGAACTGATGGACAAGTGGGTCGGCGAGTCGGAGCGCGCGGTGCGGGAACTCTTCCGCCGAGCCGCCGAAGCCGCGCCTTCACTGGTGTTCCTGGACGAGATCGACGCACTGGCCCCGCGACGGGGTCAGTCGAGCGACTCGGGCGTCTCGGACCGGGTGGTCGCCGCACTGCTCACGGAACTGGACGGCGTGGAGCCGATGCGCGAGGTCGTGGTGCTCGGCGCGACCAACCGCCCGGAACTGGTGGACCCGGCGCTGCTTCGGCCGGGCAGGCTGGAGCGCATGGTCTACGTCCCGCCGCCGGACGCCGAGGCACGGGCCGCGATCCTGCGGGCCAACTCGAAGAACACCCCGCTGGCCGACGACGTGGACCTGGACCGGATCGCGTCCACTTTGGACCGCTACTCGGCGGCGGACTGCGCCGCCCTCATCCGGGAAGCCGCTCTCACCGCCATGCGCGAGTCGTTGGACGCCACCGAGGTCACCGCCGCCCACCTGGACAAAGCACGCGCCGCCGTCCGCCCCTCACTGGACCCGGCCCAGCTGGCCGCCCTGGAAACCTACGCCGCCAACCGCGCCGACTAACCCCCTGTCACGAATGTGGCTTTCGGCCGCACGAACGTGGGTTTCGGCTTCCTGAACGTACAACTCGGCTGCACGAACGTGCGACTCGCCCGGCCCGGGCGAGTCGCACACTCAGGAAGCCGAGTCCCACACTCGCGCAGCCGAACCCCACACTCACCGCACCCCGACCGACACAAATGTGGCTTTCGGGGCGGATTCGGCCCCCAAAGCCACATTCGTGACACGTCGCCCTCTCGCACATGCCCCGGGCGCCCGCCCCTCGCGAGCCGAAGCCGGGCGCCCAACGGGACCCCACGAGCCACGACCCGGCCCGGCCCGGCCCGGCCCGGGACAGCGAAACGCGACCCGACGAGCCAAAGGGAGAGCGCCCACACTCCCCCTTCCCGCCCCGGTCCTCAGCAAAAAACACGGCGGGGGTTCGGTTGTCAAGGCATCTTTCCCGCCTTGACAACCGAACCCCCGCCGTAGTCACAATCGAAAACCGGGGGGCAGAAACGAGGCCTACTTGCCCTTCGTATCAGCAGACCCGTAATCGTTCGTCACGATCACGATCACCCCACCGCTCGACCCCGCGATGCCCTCGAACCGCGGCTCCACCCGCATACCGAAGGCTGCCCCGAGAGCGCGCGCCGCGGTTTCCTCGTCGGCCACGCCGGGCCGGAAGTACGCGGTGGTCGTCGGGATGATGCCGCCCGAGTAGTTGCTCGTCTCGGCGACGACCCACCCCTGCGAGCGGAAGTCGTCCCCGGCGCGGGCGGCGAGGCCGTGGATGGTGCTGTTGTTGTAGACCCGCACGGTCACCCACTTCGCCGCGGCCTGCTCCTCCGGCGTACCGGCACCGGGCGCGGGCGGCACCGGCTGACCCGGCTGGCCCGGCGGCGGGTTCTGCGGGTTGTTCGGGTCACCCGGCGGCGGCGTGGACGGCCCTGGCTGCGTCGGCGGCAGGACCTCCGGCGAGCCGGGCGGCGGGGACGCGGGCGGCGGGTTCTGCGGGCTGCCGGTGTCGCCCGGCGGTGGCGTTTCGGAGGTGGGCGAAGGCGAGGCGGTGTCGCCACCGTTGCCGCCGTTGAGCGAGACGACTCCGCCGGCCACGGCGGCCACCAGGGCCAGCGCGATCAGTACGAAGCCGGCCAACCGCAGCGGCCGCCCCTGGAACCAGCTCATGGCAGATCTATCCCCAACCGTCGTGCCGCGCGGGTCCGCTGGCGGGCGGCACGCGTCTTGCGCAGGCGCTTGACCAGCATCGGGTCGGCCTGCATCGCCTCGTGTTTGTCGATCAACTGATTCAGCACCTGGTAGTACCGCGTGGACGACATCGCGAAGAGCTCCCGGATGGCCTGTTCCTTCGCGCCGGCGTACTTCCACCACTGCCGCTCGAACGCCAGGATCTCCTGCTCGCGCGCCGAGAGCCCGGCCGGGCCGGCGTCCGCCGGGCGGCGACGGCGAGCCATCGACTCCGCGGCGTCCATCTGGGCCCTCGCAATCAGGTTCGCTTGCGTGCGCGAATCACACGGTTGTCGTTTCCGCGGCGCCCATTAGATCACGCGCGTAGCTCCCCGTCCCGGCATCACACCCGGCGCGTCACGGCGAGACCCTCGGTAAGCTCCCGGACCGTGACCGTCCACCCCATCGTGATCGCCGGCGAGCCCGTGCTGCACCAGCCCACGCGTGAGATCGACAAGTTCGACGACGAGCTGCGCACGCTGGCCGACGATATGTTCGAGACCATGTACGCCGCGCAGGGGGTCGGCCTGGCGGCCAACCAGATCGGCCTGGACCTGCGCATCTTCGTCTACGACTGCCCCGACGACGAGGGTGTCCGGCACAAGGGCGTGGTGGTCAACCCGAAGCTCGAGACCTCCGACATCCCGGAGACCATGCCGGACCCGGACGACGACTGGGAGGGCTGCCTCTCCGCCCCCGGCGAGTCGTACCCGACCGGCCGCGCGAGCTGGGCGAAGGTCACCGGCCAGGACCTCGACGGCAACCCGCTCGAGGTGGAGGGCACCGGCTACTTCGCGCGCTGCCTGCAGCACGAGACCGACCACCTCGACGGGTACCTCTACCTGGACCGCCTGGTCGGCCGGTACGCCCGCGAGGCCAAGCGCATGCTCAAGCGCAACAAGTGGGGTGTGCCGGGCAACGCCTGGCTGCCGGACCCGGACCACGACCCCGAGGCCGACCCGGAGGACTGAATGCTATGAGTGGGGCATTACTTGCAATGAACGCAAGTAATGCCCCACTCCTGGCATTGGCGTGACCGGTCAGCAGGCGCCGAGGTAGCGGCACCGCACCGCGGCGGGCTGCTCGATCACCTTCTTCTCCTGCACCGACCACGCGAGCCGGACGAACTGCGCGTGCGTCCAGGCCAGCGGGGTCGCCGACTGGTTGCCCTTGCCGGTCGGGAAGCCCGGCCGGCCCGACGGCGCGTTCTCGTCCCACACCTGCTCGGGCATGGTGTCGCCGGTCCCGGCCACCCGGCCGAGGTCGCGCAGCCGCCGCTTCGCCGCGCCCAGCTCACCGTTGGCCAGCTCGTACTCGCCGCGCTCACCGGCCAGCAGCGGCCACAGCCGCCCGAAGGTCTGCCGCGAACCCGGCGGCAGTTCCATCTCCCACTGCGAGCCGTCCGCCCGCTCGCCGTAGCCGTCGCCGGTGTAGCGGTGCCAGAACTGGCCGGTCGGCGTCGTGTAGGAGATCTCCTTGTCGACCACCGCGAGGCTGTTGCGGATGACCGGGTCGTCCGGCGCGTAGATGCCCAGGCGCACCAGTTCGAGGAAGCCGGCGTCGGCGACCGCGCGCTGGTCGGCGTCGTAGCTGGAGTTGCCCAGGTTGTAGACGGTGCCGTTGTTCGCGTTGCCGTCCTTGGTCAACCGCACGAAGTACGGGTCGTCCGACAGCGGGCCGTTCGTGGTCACCGTCCACTCGGCGAGCTTGCCCTTGAACTCGTCGGCCTTGGCGAGGTACCGCTCGGCCGACGCCGCGTCGCCGTGCTCCTTGGCCAGTTCCGCCGCGCACACCAGCCCGGCGATCACCGAAGCGATGGTGGACGGCGAGTACCCGTCCTGCTCCTCCCAGCGTTCCTGCTGCGACCAGGGGGACGCCTGTCCGTTCGGGCCCCGGTAGTCGATCAGGAAGTCGGCGGCCCGGCGGATGTTCGGCCACAGTTCCGCGTCGATGCCGACCTGCTGCGCGAGCACGATCGGCAACGCGGTCTCGTCGAGCTGGATGGAGGTCCAGTACGGGGTGCCGTCGACGTCGGTGTTCTGCGCCAGGTGCCCGTCGGCCTGCTGCTGCTTGGTGAACATGTACTCGATCGACCGCTGGGCCGCGCCCTCGTCGCCGGCGGCCAGCATGCCGGTCGCGATCTGGTAGAGGTCCCGCGGCCAGACCAGGTGGTAGGTGCCCGAGGGCAGCCAGCCCGGCCCGTTGTCGCCGAACTGCCACGGCATGCTCGGTGAGGCGATGAACGCGCCCGGGTTCAGCTTGTCCTCGCTGGCGGCGAGCATCAGCATCGACGCCTTGTACAGGTCGCGCTTGCCCGCCACCGAGGCCGGGACGTCCTTGAGGTCGCGCAGGTAGTTCCGCCAGCCCGCTTCGTTCGCCTTGCGGGCCGGGCCGAACCCGGTCTTCAGCGAGGCCTTCGCGGTGGCGGCCGCCTGCTCGCCGAAGCCGAGCGAGAGCGTGGCCCGCCGCGACTTCAGCCCGTCGGCGGCCAACTGGCCGGTCTGCACCACGTTGCCCTTGCCCGCGGTGTCGTAGCTCTTGAGCTGGAACGACTTCAGCAGTTGGGTCGCGCCGTCGGAGGTGCCGGAGAAACCGTTGCTGGTCTTGGTGAACGCGGGGTTCGCGGCCAGCGCCGAGGTGACTTTGCCGTCGGTGGCGACGAGGGTGTCGCCCTCGGTACGGGCCGAATCGTCGGTGCCGTTGTTGTCGAGGTCCGGGTCGAGCACCGCGTAGAGCTGGTACGGCTTGCCGGTCAGCGAGGTGAAATCGACATCGACCAGCACGCTCGCGCGCTCGGGGTCGGTGACGTAGGTCTTGCGCAGTTTCCAGCGCTTCTTCTCGTCGGTGATCGTCTGCTCGTAGGTCAGCCCGTCCGGCGAAGTACGCCGCACCTGCTCGAACTTCGCGTCGGCGTCGGTGGCCGCGAAACTCTTACCGTCCGTCACCACGAAGCCGAGCGAGCGGATGCTCGGCGTGGAGAGGTCCGGATAGTAGACGTCGGAAAGTTGACCACTGTGGAGGGTGAACCAGACGTTGCTGGCCTGGTCGCGGGACCCGCCGAAGCCGGTTTTCCCGGCGGGAAGCCAAAGCGGGTGGGCGCCGGGCCCGCCGGGGGCCGCACCACCTTCCGGTTCCGCCGCGGCCACCGCGGGTAACAATCCCGCGGCCAGCACCCCGGTCAACGCGAGGATCAACGGCCTTCGCATGCTCGCCCCAATCTGCACCGTTACAGAAGCTGGCCCATTCTGCTCGGTGCCGAAAAACCGCGCATGCCCCATACAGGTGAGTTTCTGGCAGAACCCCCACAGCCGGGGTCACTTGGCAAGGCGGCGGTCGGCATGGCATGGTCGGGGGACAACCGAACACCGCAACCGCGGGAGCTCGCGCCTTGGCGGGCTGAGAGGGTGGCTGGTGTCCTGTCCACGGGACCCGGTGCCGCCGACCGCATGAACCTGACCGGGTAATGCCGGCGTAGGGAGTGAATGTCGTTGACGACACTGGAAAATGACGCCACCGTCACACCGACCGTGACCACCGGGCCGATCACCGGCTCGCACAAGGTGTACCACCGCACCGAATCCGGCCTCCGCGTCCCGGCGAGGCGGATCGATCTGTCCACAGGGGACCACTTCGACGTCTACGACACCTCGGGCCCGTACACCGATCCCGACGTCACCATCGATGTCCACAGTGGACTTCACCGGCTGCGGGCCGGGTGGGCCGACGGGCGTGAGCACAACACCCAGCTCGGCTGGGCGAAGGCGGGCGTGATCACCAGGGAGATGGAGTTCATCGCCGCCCGCGAGCGCGTCTCCCCCGAGTTCGTGCGCGACGAGGTCGCCCGCGGCCGCGCGGTGATCCCGGTCAACCGCAGGCACCCGGAGAGCGAGCCGATGATCATCGGCAAGAACTTCCTGGTGAAGATCAACGCGAACATGGGCAACTCGGCGGTCTGGTCCTCGGTCGAGGAAGAGGTCGACAAGATGGTCTGGGCCACCCGCTGGGGTGCCGACACCATCATGGACCTGTCCACCGGCAAGCGGATCCACGAGACCCGCGAGTGGATCCTGCGCAACTCGCCGGTGCCGGTCGGCACCGTGCCGATCTACCAGGCGCTGGAAAAGGTCGACGGGGAACCGGAAAAGCTGTCCTGGGAGGTCTACCGGGACACCGTGATCGAGCAGTGCGAGCAGGGCGTGGACTACATGACCGTGCACGCCGGGGTGCTGCTGCGGTACGTACCGCTGACCGCCCGCCGGGTCACCGGCATCGTCTCGCGCGGTGGCTCGATCATGGCCGCGTGGTGCCTGGCGCACCACCGGGAATCCTTCCTGTACACGCATTTCGCCGAGTTGTGCGAGATCCTGAAGCAGTACGACGTCACCTTCTCCCTCGGTGACGGCCTGCGCCCCGGTTCCATCGCCGACGCCAACGACCGCGCGCAGTTCGCCGAACTGGAAACCCTCGGCGAACTCACGCACATCGCCCGCGAACACGACGTCCAGGTGATGATCGAAGGCCCCGGCCACGTGCCGATGCACAAGATCAAGGAGAACGTGGAGCTGGAGGAACAGCTCACCGGCGAGGCGCCGTTCTACACCCTCGGTCCACTCGCGACGGACATCGCGCCCGGCTACGACCACATCACCTCGGCCATCGGCGCGGCCCAGATCGGCTGGTACGGCACGGCGATGCTGTGCTACGTCACACCGAAGGAGCACCTCGGCCTGCCCAACCGCGACGACGTGAAGACCGGGGTGATCACCTACAAGATCGCCGCGCACGCCGCCGACCTGGCCAAGGGGCACCCGTACGCGCAGGAGTGGGACGACGAGCTGTCCAAGGCGCGCTTCGAGTTCCGCTGGAACGACCAGTTCAACCTGGCGCTCGACCCGGACACCGCGCGCTCGTTCCACGACGAGACGCTGCCCGCCGAACCGGCCAAGACCGCGCACTTCTGCTCCATGTGCGGGCCGAAGTTCTGCAGCATGCGGATCACCCACGACGTGCGCAGGTACGCCGAGGAACACGGACTGTCCACAGTGGAAGCGATCGAGGCCGGGATGCAGGAGAAGTCCGCGGAGTTCGGCGCCAAGGGCGGTCAGGTCTACCTGCCGGTGGTCGAGCGCCCGTGACCACCACGCCGCGCACCGCGCTGACCATCGCCGGCTCCGATTCCGGTGGTGGCGCGGGCATCCAGGCCGACCTGCGCACGTTCTTCGCCAACGGGGTGCACGGCATGACCGCGATCACCGCGGTCACCGTGCAGAACTCGCTGGGCGTGCAGGGGTTCACCGAGATCCCGGCCGAGGTGGTCACCGCGCAGATCAGGGCGGTGGCCTCGGACATGGGCGTGGACGCGGCGAAGACCGGCATGCTGGCCACCGCCGAGATCATCCAGGCGGTGGCGAAGACCCTCGACGAGGTCCACATCGGACGGAACGCGGCGATCCCGTTCGTCGTGGACCCCGTCGCGGCATCGATGCACGGTGACGCGCTGCTGCGTGAGGAAGCGCTCGAGGCGATCCGCACCGAGTTGTTCCCGCGCGCCACCCTCGTCACGCCGAACCTGGACGAGGTGCGCCTGCTCACCGGGGTGGAGGTGACCGGCCGCGAAAGCCAGAGGGAGGCGGCCGGCGCCCTGCTCGAGTTCGGCGCGCAGTGGGTGCTGGTCAAGGGCGGGCACCTCTACGAGGACCCGGAGTGCACCGACCTGCTCTCCGACGGCGTCCAGTGCATCGAGCTGACCGGCCCGCGGCACGACACCCCGCACACCCACGGCGGTGGTGACACGCTGGCCTCGGCGATCACGTCGGGGTTGGCGAAGGGCCTTGGCGTGCCGGACGCGGTCGAAGCAGGCAAGCGGTTCATCGAACGCTCGGTCGCCGAGGCCTACCCCCTCGGCGCCGGCGTCGGCCCGGTCTCACCGTTCTGGCGGCTCGCTCACGACCAGCCCGGGGCAGCAGCCGGTCGTTGACAGTTCGTGCACGAGTTTTCGGCTGCACTGCTGGAAAGCGTCCAGTTCGTCCGGGTCGAGGTGGGCGCCCAGGGTCTCGGACAGCACGCGCACGTAGACCTCGCGTGCCTGCACGAGCGTCCGGTCGCCCGCCTCGGTGAGCACGGCGTAGACCTCGCGACGGTTGTGCTCCGGCCGGTCCCGCCGGACCCAGCCGCGGTCGACGTGGCGGTCGACGATCCGGGTCAGCCCGCCGCGGGTGACGCCGAGCCGGTCGGCCAGTTCGAGCATCTGCAGCTGGCGGTCCGGGCTGCCGCGCAGGGCGGTGAGCAGGTCGTGATCAGCCAGTGAGCAGCCGGCTTCGGCCTCGATGCCCTGGTCGAGCAGCCGCCGGATGGCGCTGTAGAGCTGGTGCAGGTTCCCCCACGCCCGGGTCGCTTCACTCTCCGAGATCACCGGCCCAGTGTAACTCCGCCGGTTGACGCCCTAACGATTGTAGATACGATGGTTGTCATGGAAATCGTTCCGGTGAAGAACGGCACCCGCGGCACGCGCGGCGGCAAGGCGATGATGTGGGCGATGAAGGTGCTCCGGCGCCGCCTGATCAACTCGCACCGCAAGCAGGGCGACAAGTTCCGCGGGATGGACGTGCTGTACCTGACCGCGATCGGCGCCAAGTCGGGTGAGCCGCGGACCACCGCGCTGGCCTACTTCCGCGACGGCGACGGCTGGCTGGTCATCGCCTCCGCCGGTGGCTCGGCCCGCAATCCGGCCTGGTACTACAACATCGCCAAGCACCCGGACCGGGTCACCATCGAAGTCGGTGGCACCAAGATCCCGGTCGTCGCGGAACAGCTGACGGGCGAGCGCCGGGCCGAAGTCTGGGCGAAGGTGGCGGGCGAGCACACCGGGTTCGCCGGGTACCAGGCCAAAACCGACCGCGAGATCCCGGTCATCCGGCTCACCCGCTCGCCGGGGTCCTGACCAGGGCGGGACACTGGGGGCATGACGGAAGCCACCAGCCCGCCTGCCGCGCTGACCATCGCCGGCTCCGACTCCGGCGGGGCCGCCGGACTGCAGGCCGACCTGCGCACCTTCCTCACCTGCGGGGTGCACGGGCTGGTCGCGGTGACCGCGGTCACCGTGCAGAACACGCTCGGCGTGCACGACCGCACCGACCTGCCGCCGCACATCGTCGCCGGGCAGATCGAGGCGGTCGCCGCGGACATGCGCGTGGGCGCGGCCAAGACCGGCATGCTCGCCTCCGGCGAGATCATCGAGGCCGTGGCCGCGGCCTGCGACGCCGCCGAGATCGGCCGCGACCGGCGCATCCCGTTCGTGGTCGACCCGGTGGCCGCGTCCATGCACGGGCACCCGCTGTTCGACGACGCAGGCCTCGGCGCGCTGCGCGAACTGCTGCTCCCCCGCGCCACCGTGCTCACGCCGAACCTGGACGAGGTGCGCCTGCTCACCGGGCTCGAGGTGACCGACCGGCACGGCATGCGCGAGGCCGCGGTCGCCCTGCACGCACTCGGCCCGCGGTACGTGCTGGTCAAGAGCGGGCACCTGGTGAGCGACCCGGAGTGCGTCGACCTGCTCTTCGACGGCGAGGACTTCGTCGAGCTGCCCGGGCCGCGGTTCTCCACCCCGCACACGCACGGCGCCGGCGACGCGATGGCCTCGGCGTTCACCGCGGGCCTCGCGCGCGGCATGCCGGTGGTC from the Amycolatopsis magusensis genome contains:
- the thiD gene encoding bifunctional hydroxymethylpyrimidine kinase/phosphomethylpyrimidine kinase, with protein sequence MTEATSPPAALTIAGSDSGGAAGLQADLRTFLTCGVHGLVAVTAVTVQNTLGVHDRTDLPPHIVAGQIEAVAADMRVGAAKTGMLASGEIIEAVAAACDAAEIGRDRRIPFVVDPVAASMHGHPLFDDAGLGALRELLLPRATVLTPNLDEVRLLTGLEVTDRHGMREAAVALHALGPRYVLVKSGHLVSDPECVDLLFDGEDFVELPGPRFSTPHTHGAGDAMASAFTAGLARGMPVVEAAKFGKWFVSNAVAHSYPMGAKVGPVSAFWRLAPEDRA
- a CDS encoding nitroreductase/quinone reductase family protein → MEIVPVKNGTRGTRGGKAMMWAMKVLRRRLINSHRKQGDKFRGMDVLYLTAIGAKSGEPRTTALAYFRDGDGWLVIASAGGSARNPAWYYNIAKHPDRVTIEVGGTKIPVVAEQLTGERRAEVWAKVAGEHTGFAGYQAKTDREIPVIRLTRSPGS